Proteins encoded within one genomic window of Bradyrhizobium sp. 186:
- the rplN gene encoding 50S ribosomal protein L14: MIQMQTNLDVADNSGARRVMCIKVLGGSKRRYATIGDIIVVSIKEAIPRGKVKKGDVMKAVVVRVRKDIRRADGSVIRFDRNAAVLINNQSEPVGTRIFGPVPRELRAKNHMKIISLAPEVL, encoded by the coding sequence ATGATTCAGATGCAGACCAACCTCGACGTGGCCGATAATTCTGGCGCACGCCGTGTCATGTGTATCAAGGTGCTCGGGGGCTCCAAGCGCCGCTACGCCACGATTGGCGACATCATCGTGGTGTCGATCAAGGAAGCGATTCCGCGTGGCAAGGTGAAGAAGGGCGACGTGATGAAGGCCGTCGTGGTGCGGGTCCGCAAGGACATCCGCCGTGCCGACGGTTCGGTCATCCGTTTCGACCGCAACGCGGCCGTGCTGATCAACAACCAGTCCGAGCCGGTGGGCACCCGTATCTTCGGGCCCGTGCCGCGCGAGCTGCGCGCCAAGAACCACATGAAGATCATCTCGCTCGCGCCGGAGGTGCTGTAA
- the rplX gene encoding 50S ribosomal protein L24, which yields MAAKIRKGDKVIVLNGRDKGRSGEVFEVRPDAGTALVRGINMVKRHQKQTQAQEGGIISKEAPVQLSNIAYLGKDGKPTRVGFKILADGKKVRIAKRSGAEIDG from the coding sequence ATGGCTGCGAAGATCCGAAAGGGCGACAAGGTCATCGTGCTGAACGGCCGCGACAAGGGCCGCAGCGGCGAGGTGTTCGAGGTGCGCCCGGACGCCGGCACGGCGCTCGTGCGCGGCATCAACATGGTCAAGCGTCACCAGAAGCAGACGCAGGCCCAGGAGGGCGGCATCATCTCGAAAGAGGCGCCGGTCCAACTGTCCAACATCGCGTATCTCGGCAAGGACGGAAAGCCGACGCGCGTCGGATTCAAGATTTTGGCGGACGGCAAGAAGGTTCGCATCGCCAAGCGCTCGGGAGCTGAGATCGATGGCTGA
- the rplE gene encoding 50S ribosomal protein L5 has product MAEAAYTPRLRAEYDAKIRTEMTEKFGYENVMQVPRLDKVVLNMGVGDSVNDRKKAENAAAELTQIAGQKAIVTYSRIAIATFKLRENQPIGCKVTLRKARMYEFIDRLVTVALPRVRDFRGLNPKSFDGRGNYSLGLKEHIIFPEIDFDKVTESRGMDITVCTTAKTDDEARALLTAFNFPFRQ; this is encoded by the coding sequence ATGGCTGAGGCCGCTTACACGCCGCGCCTCCGCGCGGAATACGACGCGAAGATCCGCACGGAGATGACCGAGAAGTTCGGTTACGAGAACGTCATGCAGGTTCCGCGTCTGGACAAGGTCGTGCTGAACATGGGCGTTGGCGATTCCGTCAACGACCGCAAGAAGGCCGAGAACGCTGCTGCCGAATTGACCCAGATCGCCGGCCAGAAGGCGATCGTGACCTATTCGCGGATAGCGATCGCGACCTTCAAGCTGCGTGAGAACCAGCCGATCGGCTGCAAGGTCACGCTGCGCAAGGCCCGCATGTACGAGTTCATCGATCGCCTGGTGACGGTCGCGCTGCCGCGCGTCCGCGACTTCCGCGGCCTGAACCCGAAGAGCTTCGACGGCCGCGGCAACTATTCGCTCGGTCTCAAGGAGCACATCATTTTCCCCGAGATCGACTTCGACAAGGTCACGGAATCCCGCGGTATGGACATCACCGTCTGCACCACGGCCAAGACCGACGACGAGGCGAGGGCCTTGTTGACCGCTTTCAATTTCCCGTTCCGGCAGTGA